In Triticum aestivum cultivar Chinese Spring chromosome 5B, IWGSC CS RefSeq v2.1, whole genome shotgun sequence, the following proteins share a genomic window:
- the LOC100037614 gene encoding dehydration-responsive element-binding protein 1A — MCPIKKEMSGESGSPCSGENFYSPSTSREHQQAKQAAWTSAPAKRPAGRTKFRETRHPVYRGVRRRGNAGRWVCEVRVPGRRGSRLWLGTFDTAEAAARANDAAMIALSAGGAGCLNFADSAELLAVPAASSYRSLDEVRHAVVEAVEDFLRREAIAEEDALSGTSSSAPSSLTDDESSSSPPEDSPFELDVLSDMGWDLYYASLAQAMLMAPPSSMAAALGDYGEVDVPLWSYQS, encoded by the coding sequence atgtgtCCGATCAAGAAGGAGATGAGCGGGGAGTCCGGCTCGCCGTGCAGCGGGGAGAACTTCTACTCGCCCTCCACGTCGCGGGAGCATCAGCAGGCGAAGCAGGCGGCGTGGACGTCGGCGCCGGCGAAGCGGCCGGCGGGGCGGACCAAGTTCAGGGAGACGCGGCACCCGGTATACCGCGGCGTGCGGCGCAGGGGCAATGCCGGGCGGTGGGTGTGCGAGGTGCGCGTGCCCGGCAGGCGCGGGAGCAGGCTCtggctcggcaccttcgacaccgccgAGGCCGCCGCGCGCGCCAACGACGCCGCCATGATCGCGCTCTCCGCCGGGGGCGCGGGCTGCCTCAACTTCGCCGACTCCGCCGAGCTGCTCGCCGTGCCGGCGGCCTCCTCGTACCGCAGCCTCGACGAGGTCCGCCACGCCGTCGTGGAGGCCGTCGAGGACTTCCTGCGGCGGGAGGCGATCGCCGAGGAGGACGCGCTCTCGGGCACCTCGTCGTCCGCGCCCTCCTCCCTCACCGACGACGAGTCGTCCTCTTCCCCGCCCGAGGACTCGCCGTTCGAGCTGGATGTCCTGAGCGACATGGGCTGGGACCTGTACTACGCGAGCCTGGCGCAGGCGATGCTGATGGCGCCGCCTTCTTCCATGGCCGCGGCGCTCGGCGATTACGGCGAGGTCGATGTGCCACTCTGGAGCTAccagagctag